From the Flavobacteriales bacterium genome, the window GCAAATGTATTACTTGCGCCCAATCCACAGATCATTAGGATGACTGTAATGAGAAAAGATTTTTGTCTTCTTTGCATACGTTTTATTGAACAAGCTTGTTAGTATAGTTCTTGTTTGGTGTTTCCACATGTACTACATAGACATTATCGCCTTGTTCAGGAAGGTTTAATCTAACTTGATTGTTTATGTAATTTCCATTAATTATACTAGACACTTGTCGGCCACTTAAGTCATATATATATATAGTAGACTTTGTGGATTCATCAAAATTAAATTTTAAATAAG encodes:
- a CDS encoding T9SS type A sorting domain-containing protein, with the protein product YLKFNFDESTKSTIYIYDLSGRQVSSIINGNYINNQVRLNLPEQGDNVYVVHVETPNKNYTNKLVQ